The Hippoglossus hippoglossus isolate fHipHip1 chromosome 2, fHipHip1.pri, whole genome shotgun sequence genome includes a region encoding these proteins:
- the LOC117777662 gene encoding ETS translocation variant 5-like isoform X2 — translation MDGFYDQQVPFVGPESEAETCLSDRKRKFVDTELAQDTEELFQDLSQLQEIWIAEAQVPDDEQFVPDFQSNNLMFHAPALSKVKREPSPSKDPSPCRTPQADMCLYSYSACDNKPALTPASTPALQRGPPHPTGPPPLQRQLQPSTPQLTGTCLPSHVSAMSPSHHHGLPPQTSQNQQFALPRPPTSCPSAAAFSSEQRFQRQLSEPCLPFLPPDKTTQRPYPTSSRDGRPLYQRHLSEPLVAQGPRAFKQELVDPRYTEQGPPNPGRVQPQATFNHVTIKQEPRDFGFDAEVQTCQSSSYGKSSVLYQNNNIGFGNDREPHLYYDDTCVVPERLEGKAKQEGLPYQRRGSLQLWQFLLTLLDNPAHGHLIVWTGRNMEFKLIDPEEVARLWGIQKNRPAMNYDKLSRSLRYYYEKGIMQKVAGERYVYKFVCNSEALFSMAFPDNQRPSLKADPDAIPPPSEEEGLPLPSFEEEGPYLADGGEQGARGLAFPEGYLY, via the exons ATGGACGGCTTTTATGACCAGCAGGTCCCCTTTGTGGGCCCCGAGAGT GAAGCAGAGACGTGTCTCAGCGACAGGAAAAGGAAGTTTGTGGACACGGAGCTGGCTCAGGACACAGAGG AGCTTTTTCAAGATCTGAGCCAGCTCCAAGAAATCTGGATTGCAGAAG CTCAGGTTCCTGATGACGAGCAGTTTGTGCCAGATTTCCAGTCCAATAACC tgatgTTTCATGCGCCGGCCCTGAGCAAAGTGAAACGAGAGCCCAGTCCGTCCAAAGACCCGTCCCCCTGCAGGACGCCTCAAGCTGACATGTGCCTTTATAGTTACAG TGCCTGTGACAACAAGCCAGCTCTGACTCCAGCCTCCACACCTGCACTACAGCGGGGGCCCCCCCATCCAACGGGACCCCCGCCCTTACAGAGGCAGCTGCAGCCATCGACCCCGCAGCTGACCGGTACCTGCCTGCCAAGCCACGTGTCTGCCATGAGCCCCTCCCACCACCACGGCCTCCCACCGCAGACCAGCCAAAACCAGCAGTTTGCTCTGCCCCGCCCCCCCACCAGCTGTCCCAGTGCAGCAGCTTTCAGCAGCGAACAAAG GTTCCAGCGGCAGCTCTCAGAGCCCTGCTTGCCCTTCCTCCCACCGGACAAAACCACACAGAGGCCGTACCCCACCTCGAGCCGGGACGGACGCCCGCTGTACCAGCGCCACCTCTCGGAGCCCCTGGTGGCCCAAGGCCCCAGAGCTTTCAAACAGGAGCTGGTGGACCCACGGTACACGGAGCAAGGGCCACCCAATCCAGGCCGAGTCCAGCCGCAGGCCACCTTCAACCACGTCACGATCAAACAGGAGCCGAGAGACTTTGGCTTCGatgcag AGGTTCAGACCTGCCAGTCGTCATCATATGGAAAGTCTTCTGTCTTGTACCAGAACAACAACATAG GATTTGGTAACGACAGAGAGCCACACTTGTACTATGACGACACTTGTGTTGTGCCAGAAAGACTGGAGG GTAAAGCGAAGCAGGAGGGTTTGCCGTACCAGCGCCGCGGCTCCCTGCAGCTCTGGCAGTTCCTGCTCACGCTGCTCGACAACCCGGCCCACGGACACCTGATCGTGTGGACAGGACGCAACATGGAGTTCAAACTGATCGACCCCGAAGAG GTGGCTCGGCTCTGGGGGATTCAGAAGAATCGACCGGCCATGAACTACGACAAGCTGAGCCGCTCGCTGAGGTACTACTACGAGAAGGGCATCATGCAGAAG GTGGCCGGGGAAAGGTACGTCTACAAGTTTGTGTGCAACTCCGAGGCGCTGTTCTCCATGGCTTTCCCAGACAACCAGAGGCCGAGCCTGAAGGCCGACCCGGACGCCATCCCGCCCCCCAGCGAGGAGGAGGGACTCCCCCTGCCTAGCTTCGAAGAGGAGGGCCCCTACCTGGCTGACGGAGGGGAGCAGGGCGCCCGGGGGCTGGCTTTCCCTGAAGGCTACCTGTACTAA
- the LOC117776329 gene encoding gamma-crystallin M2-like, producing the protein MERTGKIFFYEDKNFQGRYYECSSDCAELSSHLSRCNSIRVEGGAWVIYERPQFMGYQYVLMRGEYPSYQSWNGFNDTIHSCRLIRFPSSRHRIRIYERPDFSGQMIEFSEDLPNLMDRWRYRDVHSAQVQDGVWVFYEHPNYRGRQYLLEKGEYRRHAEWGALHPSLGSIRRVVDF; encoded by the exons ATGGAGCGCACGGGGAAG ATCTTCTTCTATGAGGACAAGAACTTTCAGGGTCGCTACTACGAATGCAGCAGCGACTGTGCCGAGCTCAGCTCCCACTTAAGCCGCTGTAACTCCATCCGGGTGGAGGGTGGGGCCTGGGTCATCTATGAGAGACCCCAGTTCATGGGCTACCAGTACGTCCTCATGAGGGGCGAATACCCCAGCTACCAGAGCTGGAACGGTTTCAATGACACCATCCACTCCTGTCGCCTTATACGATTT CCTTCCAGCAGGCACAGGATCCGCATCTATGAACGCCCGGACTTCAGCGGCCAGATGATAGAGTTCAGCGAAGACCTGCCCAACCTGATGGACCGCTGGCGCTACCGGGACGTCCACTCGGCGCAAGTCCAGGACGGCGTCTGGGTCTTCTACGAGCATCCGAACTACAGGGGGCGCCAGTACCTGCTGGAGAAGGGCGAGTACAGGCGACATGCAGAGTGGGGGgccctccatccatctctggGCTCCATTAGACGTGTTGTGGACTTTTAG
- the LOC117775978 gene encoding uncharacterized protein LOC117775978, whose protein sequence is MWQIVCALAALLALVSSQAVAAEMKLQKKVGDDVVLSPGSVTGSITKIIWRDGLNIAVQWEAADSDITYYRHFKERGSLNTSSGAMTIRGLTQNDSKLYTPEINSVMATPTLLTVLAPVPVPTVTTSCNEEKSSCTLTCEGNVKDVKLVIYNWKSDDVQLTNSSKDHHVEKENSLSVKEFSCELENPVSRESSEPIANPTKAEWKLNINTGLIVFISLLGAVLLLVLVHRWKAGMWFFQKESMPWEADFWSKHERGSRDAESNGTTHREREQTDEETAMT, encoded by the exons ATGTGGCAGATTGTGTGCGCGCTTGCAGCTCTGTTGGCTCTCGTGTCCTCACAGGCTG TCGCTGCAGAGATGAAGCTTCAAAAGAAGGTGGGCGATGACGTCGTCCTCAGTCCCGGCTCCGTGACTGGTTCCATCACCAAGATCATCTGGAGAGATGGTCTGAACATCGCCGTCCAGTGGGAAGCAGCCGACTCAGATATTACTTACTATCGTCATTTTAAAG aGCGCGGGAGCCTGAACACTTCAAGTGGAGCGATGACAATCAGGGGACTGACTCAAAATGACAGCAAACTGTACACACCGGAAATCAACAGCGTCATGGCCACTCCCACTCTCCTCACCGTCCTCG CTCCAGTCCCCGTTCCCACGGTAACTACATCCTGCAACGAAGAGAAGAGCAGCTGCACTTTGACCTGCGAGGGAAACGTCAAAGATGTCAAACTCGTCATCTACAACTGGAAGTCGGACGACGTCCAACTGACGAATTCTTCTAAAGATCACCACGTTGAAAAG GAGAACAGTCTGAGTGTAAAGGAGTTCAGCTGCGAGCTGGAAAATCCAGTCAGTCGGGAGAGCAGCGAACCCATCGCCAACCCGACGA AAGCTGAATGGAAACTGAATATCAACACTGGACTCATCGTCTTCATCTCTCTGCTGGGcgccgtgctgctgctggttctcGTACACAGGTGGAAAGCAG GGATGTGGTTCTTCCAGAAAG aatCCATGCCTTGGGAGGCAG ATTTCTGGAGCAAGCATGAGAGGGGAT CAAGAGATGCTGAGTCTAATGGAACGACTCATCGAGAAAGGGAACAAACCGACG AGGAAACGGCGATGACATAA
- the slc19a1 gene encoding reduced folate transporter, protein MVAEDAAESGDRSDAEKEMDLKGLESEAADGHLDKDVETVVSASEALSPSDAPKEETLDPRTWKWAVIFLCFYGFMSSIRPGEPFITPYLLSPEKNFTRKQVTNEITPVLTYSYMAVLVPAFLLTDLLRYKPVLVIQGISLVVIWLILLLGTSLLEMQLMEFFYGITMACRVAYSSYIFSLVSPVLYQRVAGYSRSAILLGVFTSSVLGQLCLSLGNISFYTLNAISLGFVSFGLLLSMCLPWPKRSLFFNQLRNKEQRELAASAAAKSELDQMKPKESESSSAAAPCSASRWKDFVLVQMLLEVRNVVKKPNLRLWSLWWVFNSTGYYLVLFYVHILWNKVYPATENKNVYNGGVEAASTLLSAATSFAAGYVKIRWNVWSELVIAVITAVQAGLLLLMGTTDNIWVCYASYVLFRGFYQFLVPIATYQIASSLTKELCALVFGINTFLGTILKSIIILIFADKRGLALDVQSQFLVFFIYFVLITIVYFVCATVVIIRHYRNQPREGGVANDQASPTELSPMGVNSEPEPFSNGKSAQA, encoded by the exons ATGGTTGCAGAGGACGCAGCAGAAAGTGGGGACAGATCGGatgcagagaaagagatggacCTGAAAGGGCTGGAATCTGAGGCGGCTGATGGACACCTAGACAAAGATGTGGAGACCGTCGTCTCTGCTTCCGAGGCGCTGTCTCCCTCCGATGCGCCCAAAGAGGAAACCCTGGACCCCAGAACGTGGAAGTGGGCCGTGATATTTTTGTGCTTCTATGGTTTTATGTCATCAATTAGGCCAGGGGAGCCTTTCATCACCCCATATCTGCTCAGCCCCGAGAAGAACTTCACCAGGAAACAG GTGACCAATGAGATCACCCCTGTGCTGACGTACTCCTACATGGCGGTGCTGGTGCCGGCCTTCCTCCTGACGGATCTCCTGCGCTACAAGCCGGTCCTCGTCATCCAGGGCATCAGTCTGGTGGTCATTTGGCTCATTCTGCTCCTCGGCACCAGCCTCCTTGAGATGCAGCTCATGGAGTTCTTCTACGGCATCACGATGGCGTGCCGCGTGGCCTACTCCTCCTACATCTTCTCCCTGGTCAGCCCCGTCCTCTACCAGCGAGTGGCCGGATACTCGCGCTCCGCTATCCTCTTAGGAGTGTTCACCAGCTCCGTGCTCGGCCAGCTCTGCTTGTCTCTGGGCAACATCAGCTTCTACACCCTCAACGCCATATCCTTGGGTTTCGTCAGCTTCGGCCTGCTCCTGTCAATGTGCCTGCCGTGGCCTAAACGCTCCCTGTTTTTCAACCAACTGCGGAATAAGGAGCAAAGGGAACTGGCTGCGTCAGCTGCCGCCAAATCCGAACTGGACCAAATGAAGCCTAAAGAGAGTGAGTCATCCTCTGCAGCGGCTCCGTGCTCCGCGTCGCGCTGGAAGGATTTCGTCTTGGTGCAGATGCTGTTGGAGGTGAGAAACGTGGTCAAGAAGCCGAACCTGAGGCTGTGGTCCCTGTGGTGGGTGTTCAACTCCACAGGGTACTACCTGGTGTTGTTCTACGTCCACATCCTGTGGAACAAAGTCTACCCCGCCACTGAGAACAAGAACGTTTACAACGGGGGAGTGGAGGCAGCTTCTACATTACTGA GTGCAGCGACGTCCTTCGCGGCGGGATACGTAAAGATCCGATGGAACGTGTGGTCGGAGCTGGTCATCGCTGTCATCACAGCGGTGCAGGCGGGTCTGCTGCTCCTCATGGGCACCACAGACAACATCTGGGTGTGCTACGCTTCTTACGTCCTCTTCAGAGGCTTCTATCAGTTCCTGGTGCCGATTGCCAC TTACCAGATCGCCTCGTCTCTCACCAAGGAGCTGTGTGCACTGGTGTTTGGCATCAACACCTTCCTGGGGACCATACTGAAGAGCATCATCATCCTCATATTTGCTGACAAGAGGGGCCTGGCACTGGATGTGCAGTCTCAG TTCCTGGTGTTCTTTATTTACTTCGTCCTTATCACCATCGTCTACTTTGTCTGCGCTACTGTGGTCATCATCCGTCACTATAGAAACCAGCCCAGAGAAGGAGGCGTGGCCAACGATCAGGCCTCACCCACAGAGCTCAGTCCCATGGGAGTAAATTCAGAGCCAGAACCTTTTTCTAACGGCAAAAGTGCCCAAGCGTAA
- the LOC117777662 gene encoding ETS translocation variant 5-like isoform X1, whose amino-acid sequence MDGFYDQQVPFVGPESKEAETCLSDRKRKFVDTELAQDTEELFQDLSQLQEIWIAEAQVPDDEQFVPDFQSNNLMFHAPALSKVKREPSPSKDPSPCRTPQADMCLYSYSACDNKPALTPASTPALQRGPPHPTGPPPLQRQLQPSTPQLTGTCLPSHVSAMSPSHHHGLPPQTSQNQQFALPRPPTSCPSAAAFSSEQRFQRQLSEPCLPFLPPDKTTQRPYPTSSRDGRPLYQRHLSEPLVAQGPRAFKQELVDPRYTEQGPPNPGRVQPQATFNHVTIKQEPRDFGFDAEVQTCQSSSYGKSSVLYQNNNIGFGNDREPHLYYDDTCVVPERLEGKAKQEGLPYQRRGSLQLWQFLLTLLDNPAHGHLIVWTGRNMEFKLIDPEEVARLWGIQKNRPAMNYDKLSRSLRYYYEKGIMQKVAGERYVYKFVCNSEALFSMAFPDNQRPSLKADPDAIPPPSEEEGLPLPSFEEEGPYLADGGEQGARGLAFPEGYLY is encoded by the exons ATGGACGGCTTTTATGACCAGCAGGTCCCCTTTGTGGGCCCCGAGAGT AAGGAAGCAGAGACGTGTCTCAGCGACAGGAAAAGGAAGTTTGTGGACACGGAGCTGGCTCAGGACACAGAGG AGCTTTTTCAAGATCTGAGCCAGCTCCAAGAAATCTGGATTGCAGAAG CTCAGGTTCCTGATGACGAGCAGTTTGTGCCAGATTTCCAGTCCAATAACC tgatgTTTCATGCGCCGGCCCTGAGCAAAGTGAAACGAGAGCCCAGTCCGTCCAAAGACCCGTCCCCCTGCAGGACGCCTCAAGCTGACATGTGCCTTTATAGTTACAG TGCCTGTGACAACAAGCCAGCTCTGACTCCAGCCTCCACACCTGCACTACAGCGGGGGCCCCCCCATCCAACGGGACCCCCGCCCTTACAGAGGCAGCTGCAGCCATCGACCCCGCAGCTGACCGGTACCTGCCTGCCAAGCCACGTGTCTGCCATGAGCCCCTCCCACCACCACGGCCTCCCACCGCAGACCAGCCAAAACCAGCAGTTTGCTCTGCCCCGCCCCCCCACCAGCTGTCCCAGTGCAGCAGCTTTCAGCAGCGAACAAAG GTTCCAGCGGCAGCTCTCAGAGCCCTGCTTGCCCTTCCTCCCACCGGACAAAACCACACAGAGGCCGTACCCCACCTCGAGCCGGGACGGACGCCCGCTGTACCAGCGCCACCTCTCGGAGCCCCTGGTGGCCCAAGGCCCCAGAGCTTTCAAACAGGAGCTGGTGGACCCACGGTACACGGAGCAAGGGCCACCCAATCCAGGCCGAGTCCAGCCGCAGGCCACCTTCAACCACGTCACGATCAAACAGGAGCCGAGAGACTTTGGCTTCGatgcag AGGTTCAGACCTGCCAGTCGTCATCATATGGAAAGTCTTCTGTCTTGTACCAGAACAACAACATAG GATTTGGTAACGACAGAGAGCCACACTTGTACTATGACGACACTTGTGTTGTGCCAGAAAGACTGGAGG GTAAAGCGAAGCAGGAGGGTTTGCCGTACCAGCGCCGCGGCTCCCTGCAGCTCTGGCAGTTCCTGCTCACGCTGCTCGACAACCCGGCCCACGGACACCTGATCGTGTGGACAGGACGCAACATGGAGTTCAAACTGATCGACCCCGAAGAG GTGGCTCGGCTCTGGGGGATTCAGAAGAATCGACCGGCCATGAACTACGACAAGCTGAGCCGCTCGCTGAGGTACTACTACGAGAAGGGCATCATGCAGAAG GTGGCCGGGGAAAGGTACGTCTACAAGTTTGTGTGCAACTCCGAGGCGCTGTTCTCCATGGCTTTCCCAGACAACCAGAGGCCGAGCCTGAAGGCCGACCCGGACGCCATCCCGCCCCCCAGCGAGGAGGAGGGACTCCCCCTGCCTAGCTTCGAAGAGGAGGGCCCCTACCTGGCTGACGGAGGGGAGCAGGGCGCCCGGGGGCTGGCTTTCCCTGAAGGCTACCTGTACTAA
- the LOC117776362 gene encoding gamma-crystallin M2-like gives MGKITFFEDKKFQGRCYNCSSDCVDLHTYFNHCNSIRVESGVWVIYERPNYKGFQYILSPGEYGDNQQWLAFSDNVKSCRAIKNIYGTSWKLRLYERPDFGGQMVECAEDCPSVYDTYKLREAYSCMVTEGAWVFYDLPNYKGHQYLLERGEYPQHGDWGASSPGVGSFRRITEF, from the exons ATCACATTTTTCGAGGACAAGAAGTTCCAGGGTCGCTGCTACAACTGCAGCAGCGACTGTGTCGACCTGCACACGTACTTCAACCACTGCAACTCCATCCGAGTGGAGAGCGGCGTGTGGGTGATCTACGAGAGACCCAACTACAAGGGTTTCCAGTACATCCTCAGCCCCGGGGAGTACGGCGACAACCAGCAATGGTTGGCGTTCAGCGACAACGTCAAGTCCTGCCGCGCCATAAAGAAT ATTTACGGCACTTCATGGAAGCTGAGGCTGTACGAGAGGCCGGACTTCGGAGGGCAGATGGTGGAGTGCGCTGAAGACTGCCCGTCGGTGTACGACACCTACAAGCTGCGCGAGGCGTACTCCTGCATGGTCACCGAAGGCGCCTGGGTCTTCTACGACCTCCCCAACTACAAGGGACACCAGTACCTCCTGGAGCGAGGGGAGTACCCGCAGCACGGAGACTGGGGGGCGTCCTCACCTGGTGTCGGCTCCTTCCGCAGGATCACAGAGTTTTAA